From Companilactobacillus heilongjiangensis, one genomic window encodes:
- a CDS encoding acetate/propionate family kinase, with the protein MSKIMAVNSGSSTLKWKLYTVPDEKVVAKGMVDRLGLSDSVFEVEFDGKKISEMGDIPDHTTAVNKMLDKLIDLKIINSYDEITGVGHRVVAGGSIFKDSAVVTPRVVQQIKNLSEFAPLHNPGQADGIEAFEKILPDVPQVAVFDTSFHQTMDPVNYLYSIPYEYYEKYGVRKFGAHGTSHRYVSQAAADYLHKPLNDLKIISCHLGSGASIDAIEDGKSVDTSMGFTPLAGITMSTRSGDIDPSLVAYLMQKLKITDPTEMVKILNTKSGLLGISGVSPDMRDLLATRDENDRSDLAIRIYINRIVKYIGSYIALLSGVDVLIFTAGTGAKNAEIRAAIANSFNYMGVKIDKEANEKANGTAIISSKDSTVKVIVVPTDEELMIVRDVVRLTKYSD; encoded by the coding sequence ATGTCTAAAATCATGGCCGTTAATTCTGGTAGCTCTACACTGAAGTGGAAACTATACACAGTACCCGATGAAAAAGTTGTTGCTAAAGGGATGGTTGATCGTTTAGGTCTATCTGACTCTGTTTTTGAAGTTGAGTTCGATGGCAAAAAAATCAGTGAGATGGGTGATATTCCTGATCACACAACCGCTGTTAACAAAATGCTCGATAAATTGATCGACCTTAAAATCATCAATAGTTATGATGAAATTACAGGAGTTGGTCATCGAGTAGTTGCTGGTGGTAGTATTTTTAAAGATTCCGCTGTTGTAACACCACGTGTCGTTCAACAAATTAAGAATCTTTCTGAATTTGCACCTTTGCACAACCCTGGTCAAGCTGACGGTATCGAAGCGTTCGAAAAAATCCTTCCTGATGTGCCACAAGTAGCTGTTTTTGACACATCGTTCCATCAGACAATGGATCCAGTCAATTATTTGTATAGTATTCCTTACGAATATTATGAAAAATATGGTGTTCGTAAATTTGGAGCTCACGGAACAAGTCACAGATATGTCTCCCAAGCTGCCGCCGATTACTTGCACAAACCACTAAACGACTTGAAGATTATTTCATGTCACTTGGGTAGTGGTGCCTCAATCGATGCAATTGAAGATGGAAAATCCGTTGATACATCAATGGGATTCACACCTTTAGCTGGTATCACAATGAGCACACGTTCTGGTGATATCGATCCATCACTAGTAGCTTATTTGATGCAAAAATTAAAGATTACTGATCCAACTGAAATGGTTAAAATCCTGAATACTAAGTCAGGTCTATTAGGAATTTCTGGAGTCTCACCTGACATGCGTGATTTATTAGCAACCAGAGATGAAAATGACCGCTCCGACTTGGCAATTAGAATTTATATCAACCGAATCGTTAAATACATTGGTTCGTACATTGCTTTATTAAGTGGCGTCGACGTATTGATTTTCACAGCCGGAACCGGAGCAAAGAATGCCGAAATCCGTGCTGCAATTGCCAATAGTTTTAACTATATGGGTGTAAAAATCGATAAAGAAGCTAACGAAAAGGCTAATGGAACAGCAATTATCAGTAGTAAAGATTCAACCGTTAAAGTTATAGTTGTACCAACGGATGAAGAATTGATGATTGTTAGAGATGTTGTCAGATTAACAAAATACAGTGACTAA
- a CDS encoding oleate hydratase, with protein MTRKAYMIGTGIGNLAAGIYLIRDGGFNGDQITMMGLETHGANDGAPVKDYEDEYSNQALTNNKGFLAKGGRMLNEETYENLWDLLRSVPSLDHPGQTVTDDILNFDHAHPTHDVGRLMDDDGPRNKPNKDNYRHMQFTNKERYLLSKLMLTPEKDEETLNNTSIAEWFASTPHFFTTNFWYMWQTTFAFKRASSAMELRRYMNRMILEFSRINTLEGVTRTPYNQYESIIIPMRKYLEDRGVTFINNRKVTDLEFKDTPLQDDIIVTGMKYEEVDNDNKEGHIDIAENDLVFDTNGSITDSSSIGDYDTPVKENMEYAPSAMLWKKAAEKFYSLGNPDKFFNDRTQSEWMSFTVTTNNHYLVNEIARITQQEPGNALNTWIHSTPLMSIVVHHQPHFKTQKPNESVFWGYFMYPRRNGDYVQKPVIEMTGKEMLEEFLGQLASVDPSKDNIANHKQEIMDSIVNVIPTHMPYASALFNQRAVGDRPDVVPEHSKNLAFISQFCEQPFDMVFTEQYSFRAAQRAVYTLLNIPLSEMTPMHHYEKDPKVMARATKTMFR; from the coding sequence ATGACAAGAAAAGCCTACATGATTGGTACCGGTATTGGGAATTTAGCTGCTGGTATTTATTTAATTCGTGACGGTGGTTTCAATGGTGATCAGATCACTATGATGGGTCTAGAAACACACGGTGCCAATGATGGTGCCCCAGTTAAAGACTACGAGGATGAATATAGTAACCAAGCTTTGACTAACAACAAGGGATTCCTAGCTAAGGGTGGCCGTATGTTGAACGAAGAAACATATGAAAACCTTTGGGACTTATTACGTTCAGTTCCATCTTTGGATCACCCCGGTCAAACTGTTACTGATGATATTTTGAACTTTGACCACGCACATCCAACTCACGATGTTGGTCGTTTGATGGATGATGATGGCCCTCGTAACAAGCCTAATAAAGATAATTACAGACATATGCAATTTACTAACAAGGAACGTTACTTGTTAAGCAAGTTGATGTTAACTCCTGAAAAGGATGAAGAGACTTTAAACAATACAAGTATTGCTGAATGGTTTGCAAGTACACCACATTTCTTCACAACTAATTTCTGGTACATGTGGCAAACAACTTTCGCATTCAAACGTGCTAGTTCTGCAATGGAATTACGTCGTTACATGAACCGTATGATTCTTGAATTCAGTCGTATCAATACTTTGGAAGGTGTTACAAGAACTCCTTATAACCAATACGAAAGTATTATCATTCCAATGCGCAAATATTTGGAAGACCGTGGCGTAACCTTTATCAATAACCGTAAAGTTACTGATTTGGAATTCAAGGACACACCACTTCAAGACGATATTATCGTTACAGGTATGAAGTATGAAGAAGTCGACAATGACAACAAGGAAGGTCACATCGACATTGCTGAAAACGACTTAGTCTTTGATACTAATGGTTCAATTACTGACAGTTCATCAATCGGTGATTACGACACACCTGTTAAAGAAAATATGGAGTATGCACCAAGTGCTATGCTTTGGAAGAAAGCCGCCGAGAAGTTCTACTCACTAGGTAATCCTGATAAATTCTTTAATGATCGTACTCAAAGTGAGTGGATGAGTTTTACAGTTACAACTAACAACCACTACTTGGTTAATGAAATTGCTCGTATCACACAACAAGAACCAGGTAATGCTTTGAACACATGGATTCACAGTACACCTTTGATGTCTATCGTTGTTCACCATCAACCACACTTTAAGACACAAAAGCCTAATGAATCAGTCTTCTGGGGTTACTTCATGTATCCAAGAAGAAATGGTGATTATGTTCAAAAGCCAGTTATCGAAATGACAGGTAAGGAAATGTTGGAAGAATTCCTTGGTCAATTGGCATCAGTTGATCCAAGCAAAGACAATATTGCTAACCACAAACAAGAAATTATGGACAGTATTGTTAACGTAATTCCTACACACATGCCATATGCTAGTGCTTTGTTCAATCAAAGAGCTGTCGGAGATCGTCCTGACGTTGTGCCAGAACACAGTAAGAACTTGGCATTCATCAGTCAATTCTGTGAACAACCATTCGATATGGTCTTTACAGAACAATATTCATTCCGTGCTGCTCAACGTGCTGTTTACACATTGCTCAACATTCCATTATCAGAAATGACACCAATGCACCACTACGAAAAGGATCCAAAGGTAATGGCTCGTGCAACAAAGACCATGTTCAGATAA
- the adhE gene encoding bifunctional acetaldehyde-CoA/alcohol dehydrogenase: MLKGSKDTKVEEKEDVKPVIDAMVAKAQKALEIMDGFTQEQVDHIVHQMAIAGLNASFDLAKLAYEETGRGLVEDKVIKNMFATEEIWHSIKRDKTVGIIENDKEHRLIKVAEPLGVLAGVTPVTNPTSTAMFKSLIALKTRNPIIFGFHPQAQKCSVAAAKVMLKAAVEAGAPEGVIQWVEKPSIEATSYLMNNDGVASVLATGGPGMVKAAYSTGKPALGVGPGNGPAYIEKTANIKRAVNDIMISKTFDNGMVCAAENSAIVDADIYTEVKSLLEKNKVFFIKKADYKKLADAMFRPEGGVKGPIAGQSALAIAKLAGIKVPDDTKVLGVELSKVGPDEPLSAEKLSPVLSVYKVAGHKEGFEKADELLHFGGLGHTVGIHTMDEDLATEFGIKMKASRVLVNTPAAIGGIGNLYNEMIPSLTLGTGSWGKNSISHNVSSFDLLNIKTIAKRRNNMQWIKQPRVYYEKTSVRYLEDLQGMKRAFIVCDPVMVQLGYVDTITDELKRSKVNVEYSMFSDVDNIVTTDIVQRGVTQMNLFKPDTIIALGGGTTMETAKDMWLFYEHPDVDLFGAKQGFIDIRKRAYKFPKPEKAQFVAIPTTFGSGDQVTPFSSIIDTKTGTKYPIADYALTPDVAIIDSQFVETMPKDIMAESGMDVLTNAVESYVANMASDYTRPSALQAIKLVFDNLEKAVAGDKDAQEEMHNASTLAGLSYGNAFAGVAHSITDVLTNVYGIRHGLASIVALPQVINYNFEQPTKMTTWPAYESFRADSDYASIASYIGLSGKDERALKDALVKKIVDLAHAVGIKLSLKDNYIDKKDFDSKLDDLAAATFGDQFSFTNPKEPLISELKQVLENTYVGKGIESK, from the coding sequence ATGTTGAAAGGTTCTAAAGATACAAAGGTTGAAGAAAAAGAAGATGTAAAACCTGTTATTGATGCGATGGTTGCTAAAGCTCAAAAGGCTTTGGAAATCATGGACGGATTTACACAAGAACAAGTTGATCACATTGTTCACCAAATGGCTATCGCTGGTTTGAATGCCAGTTTTGATTTGGCTAAACTTGCTTACGAAGAAACTGGTCGTGGTTTAGTTGAAGATAAAGTTATCAAGAATATGTTCGCTACCGAAGAAATTTGGCACTCAATCAAACGTGATAAGACTGTTGGTATCATTGAGAATGACAAAGAACATCGTTTAATCAAAGTTGCTGAACCACTTGGCGTTTTAGCTGGTGTTACACCTGTTACTAACCCAACTTCAACAGCTATGTTTAAATCATTGATTGCCTTGAAGACACGTAACCCAATTATCTTTGGTTTCCATCCTCAAGCTCAAAAGTGTTCAGTTGCCGCAGCTAAAGTTATGTTAAAGGCCGCTGTTGAAGCTGGTGCTCCTGAAGGTGTTATCCAATGGGTTGAAAAACCAAGTATCGAAGCTACTTCATACTTGATGAATAACGACGGCGTTGCTAGTGTCTTGGCTACTGGTGGTCCTGGTATGGTTAAAGCAGCTTACTCAACTGGTAAACCTGCTTTAGGTGTTGGTCCTGGTAATGGTCCTGCATATATCGAAAAGACTGCTAATATCAAACGTGCTGTTAACGATATTATGATTTCAAAGACTTTCGATAATGGTATGGTTTGTGCCGCTGAAAACAGTGCCATCGTTGATGCTGACATTTATACAGAAGTTAAATCATTATTAGAAAAGAACAAAGTATTCTTTATTAAGAAAGCTGATTACAAGAAATTAGCTGATGCAATGTTTAGACCAGAAGGCGGAGTTAAAGGTCCTATTGCCGGTCAATCAGCTCTAGCCATTGCTAAACTTGCTGGTATCAAAGTTCCTGATGATACAAAGGTTCTTGGTGTTGAGTTAAGCAAGGTTGGTCCAGACGAACCACTTTCAGCTGAAAAGCTTTCACCAGTTCTATCAGTTTACAAAGTTGCTGGTCACAAAGAAGGCTTTGAAAAGGCTGATGAATTATTGCACTTTGGTGGTCTTGGTCACACAGTTGGTATCCATACTATGGATGAAGATTTAGCTACTGAATTTGGTATCAAGATGAAAGCTAGTCGTGTACTAGTTAATACTCCTGCTGCTATCGGTGGTATTGGTAATCTTTACAACGAAATGATCCCATCATTGACCCTTGGTACTGGTTCATGGGGGAAGAATTCTATTTCTCATAACGTATCTTCATTTGATTTGCTTAATATTAAGACAATCGCTAAACGGAGAAATAATATGCAATGGATTAAACAACCAAGAGTTTACTATGAAAAGACATCAGTTCGTTACTTAGAGGACCTACAAGGTATGAAACGTGCCTTCATCGTCTGTGATCCAGTGATGGTTCAACTCGGTTATGTAGATACAATTACTGATGAATTGAAGCGTAGTAAAGTTAACGTTGAATATTCAATGTTCTCTGACGTTGATAACATCGTTACAACTGATATTGTTCAACGTGGTGTTACACAAATGAATTTGTTCAAACCTGATACAATCATCGCCTTAGGTGGCGGTACAACAATGGAAACTGCTAAGGATATGTGGTTATTCTACGAGCATCCAGATGTTGATCTATTCGGTGCAAAGCAAGGATTCATCGATATTAGAAAACGTGCATACAAGTTCCCTAAGCCTGAAAAAGCTCAATTTGTTGCTATTCCTACAACATTTGGTTCAGGCGACCAAGTTACACCATTTAGTTCAATCATCGATACAAAGACAGGTACAAAGTACCCAATCGCTGACTATGCATTGACCCCTGATGTTGCTATCATTGATTCACAATTTGTTGAAACAATGCCAAAAGACATCATGGCTGAATCTGGTATGGATGTATTGACTAATGCCGTTGAATCATATGTTGCCAACATGGCATCAGATTACACAAGACCATCAGCACTTCAAGCTATCAAGTTAGTCTTTGATAACTTAGAGAAAGCTGTTGCCGGTGACAAAGACGCTCAGGAAGAAATGCACAACGCCTCAACATTAGCAGGACTTTCATACGGAAATGCCTTTGCTGGTGTAGCACACTCAATCACAGATGTTTTGACAAACGTTTATGGAATCAGACATGGTCTAGCATCAATCGTAGCCTTACCACAAGTTATTAACTATAACTTTGAACAACCTACAAAGATGACAACATGGCCTGCATATGAAAGCTTCAGAGCTGATTCAGATTACGCATCAATTGCCAGTTACATTGGTTTGAGCGGTAAAGATGAAAGAGCTTTGAAAGATGCCTTAGTTAAGAAGATTGTTGATTTAGCACATGCTGTTGGTATCAAGTTAAGTCTTAAAGACAACTACATCGATAAGAAAGACTTCGATAGCAAGTTAGATGACTTAGCAGCTGCAACATTTGGAGATCAATTCTCATTCACTAACCCTAAGGAACCATTAATCTCAGAATTGAAACAAGTACTTGAGAATACTTACGTCGGAAAAGGAATCGAAAGCAAGTAA
- a CDS encoding ArnT family glycosyltransferase: MAFIGLIFFSLAVIGYSSAMRWIHVSPYLTWITGILVQIILLYIFAMLGLLKFGIWAVTSLGVILLITRLTLGYFGKVSFHYEGIHLFDAWMIFLGFVMALVLLRSPLIHYDNFSHWATIVKFMTYTGHLPRPSDTIISFTSYPPATALFIAQFVNFVGFNSGTMLVAQFALIWAASYAIFATLRDRTRGLNSMLLCLAISISYVFNINIRLNNLLVDYVLAILTMAALVGIFIYQQQPKLQMAHVALFSGTLLLVKNSAAFFVVIIAAYYLYMLIQRINADTWFKRTLKIARAWLGTLLVGALPFIWWEIHVKTTFTTSKHEISAQAYSHQLSHDGMHGFIGIGQQFLKQIFNLGSLSTQGFLVLNILLIGAWAIIKYACHHPNDLLKLLGVLDLISILYYFSLLGMYVLSMPFDEAITLDGFERYMSTTVVLNLFIGAIVLVRVIDETFYEQNLTERGPRNFQSIWTKNGYQLATFLVMFFSVIMMYSEINGTNFTNNYNRRTLPVMITKVAQPWTKLNDKKILIVDPQKVEVTTYYAGYLANYYFFTNNATGQAVFSPKEKAFRKNLQQYEYVAVPKYDKKFTKGMKKFYHQKVRTGFYKVHKNHLTLISSSKKVN, from the coding sequence TTGGCATTCATTGGTCTTATTTTCTTTTCATTAGCCGTTATCGGCTACAGCAGTGCCATGCGCTGGATTCATGTCAGTCCCTATCTAACGTGGATAACTGGCATATTAGTTCAAATCATACTTCTGTACATTTTTGCAATGCTGGGATTGTTAAAATTTGGCATTTGGGCAGTTACTAGTCTTGGCGTCATTTTACTGATAACACGTTTAACACTAGGCTACTTTGGAAAAGTTTCTTTCCACTACGAGGGCATCCACCTATTCGATGCTTGGATGATTTTCTTAGGTTTCGTAATGGCATTGGTCTTACTCAGGAGTCCTCTGATTCATTATGATAACTTTTCACATTGGGCCACCATTGTGAAATTCATGACGTACACCGGACATTTGCCAAGACCTAGTGATACGATTATTTCTTTCACCTCATACCCACCGGCAACGGCCTTATTCATCGCTCAATTTGTAAATTTCGTGGGTTTCAATTCTGGAACAATGCTTGTGGCACAGTTTGCTCTAATTTGGGCAGCTAGTTATGCCATTTTCGCTACTTTGAGAGATCGTACTCGTGGACTAAATTCGATGCTATTGTGTTTAGCAATTTCCATCTCATACGTATTCAACATTAATATCCGTCTAAATAATTTACTAGTGGATTACGTCCTAGCTATCCTAACCATGGCCGCATTAGTTGGAATATTTATCTACCAACAACAGCCCAAACTACAAATGGCACATGTGGCTTTATTCAGTGGAACATTATTGTTAGTTAAAAACTCAGCAGCTTTCTTTGTAGTAATCATCGCGGCTTATTACTTATACATGCTCATTCAAAGAATTAACGCCGATACTTGGTTCAAACGAACTTTGAAAATTGCTCGAGCTTGGCTAGGAACGCTGTTAGTTGGCGCTTTACCATTTATCTGGTGGGAAATTCACGTCAAAACAACTTTCACAACTTCGAAACATGAAATCAGTGCTCAAGCTTATTCTCACCAATTATCACATGATGGTATGCATGGTTTTATTGGCATTGGACAGCAATTTCTCAAGCAAATTTTCAACCTAGGATCATTGTCTACTCAAGGATTTCTAGTTTTAAATATCTTATTAATTGGCGCTTGGGCAATTATTAAATATGCCTGTCATCACCCCAACGATTTACTAAAACTTCTGGGCGTACTCGATTTAATTTCCATTCTTTATTACTTCAGTTTATTGGGAATGTACGTCCTTTCAATGCCATTCGACGAAGCAATCACACTTGATGGTTTTGAACGGTATATGTCCACCACAGTAGTCTTAAATCTATTTATTGGTGCGATTGTTCTCGTCAGAGTTATTGATGAGACATTTTATGAACAGAATTTAACTGAACGTGGACCACGGAATTTTCAATCCATTTGGACAAAAAATGGTTATCAACTGGCAACATTTTTAGTTATGTTCTTTTCAGTTATTATGATGTATTCAGAAATCAATGGTACGAATTTTACCAATAACTATAATCGCCGAACGTTACCTGTAATGATTACCAAAGTTGCTCAGCCTTGGACTAAACTCAATGACAAAAAAATACTTATTGTTGATCCACAAAAAGTGGAAGTTACTACGTATTATGCAGGTTATTTAGCAAATTATTATTTCTTCACCAACAATGCCACTGGTCAAGCAGTCTTCAGTCCCAAAGAAAAAGCCTTTCGTAAGAACTTGCAGCAATATGAATATGTTGCCGTACCAAAGTATGATAAAAAATTTACCAAAGGTATGAAGAAGTTTTATCATCAAAAAGTTCGTACTGGATTTTATAAAGTTCATAAAAATCACTTAACATTAATTTCATCTAGTAAAAAAGTTAACTAA